One Aerosakkonema funiforme FACHB-1375 genomic region harbors:
- a CDS encoding universal stress protein, producing MFRKILVAMDNSEDSKHIFEKALSLAKLTNAHLMLLHVLSPEDEGYPNMDLQPSLSYYAGRHEQIDSYLKRLKEFEERGREILRSRLAQATTAGVKAEFCQNTGNPRWSICDLARTWDADLIVMGHRDRIRLKDMGLGSVSNYVTHNAHCSVLIVQDNG from the coding sequence ATGTTCCGCAAAATACTGGTAGCAATGGATAACTCTGAAGACAGCAAGCATATTTTTGAAAAAGCTCTATCCTTGGCGAAACTAACCAACGCTCATCTTATGTTACTGCACGTTTTGTCTCCCGAAGATGAAGGTTATCCAAACATGGATTTGCAGCCTAGCTTGAGTTATTATGCAGGCAGGCACGAACAGATCGATAGTTATTTAAAGAGGCTGAAAGAGTTTGAAGAGCGAGGTAGAGAAATATTGCGATCGCGCCTAGCTCAAGCCACTACAGCGGGGGTAAAAGCCGAGTTTTGCCAAAATACGGGCAACCCCAGGTGGAGCATTTGCGACTTGGCTCGGACTTGGGACGCTGACCTGATCGTGATGGGGCATCGCGATCGGATTAGATTGAAAGATATGGGACTGGGCAGCGTCAGCAACTACGTCACCCACAACGCGCATTGCTCGGTATTGATTGTACAAGATAACGGGTAA
- the ppsA gene encoding phosphoenolpyruvate synthase → MLQTELYSQEQSQLEREKSLVLTFEEIRLSDVPLVGGKNASLGEMIQQLSSKGVQVPTGFATTAYAYRYFIEQAGLEKTLRQLFSDLNVDDVKNLRMRGKQARALILNTPFPEDLEEAIAEAYKKLCARYGTGESCQELDPNDQEACEKYSLDLDVAVRSSATAEDLPDASFAGQQETYLNVYGVEAVLEACHKCFASIFTDRAISYRTIKGFDHFEVALSVGVQKMVRSDLASSGVMFSIDTETGFKNAALVTAAYGLGENVVQGAVNPDEYFVFKPTLKQGYRPILEKRLGSKEIKMIYDVGGGKQTKNVSVPESERGKYALNDEEILILAKWACIIEDHYSELRGSYSPMDIEWAKDGLTGELFIVQARPETVQSQKSSSVLRNYQLKGKSEVLVTGRAVGEMIGQGKARVILDVHKIDQFQAGEVLVTNKTDPDWEPIMKKASAIVTNQGGRTCHAAIIAREMGIPAIVGCSNATGVLTNGQEVTVCCAEGEEGRVYQGLLPFEVQETQLDNLPRTRTKILMNVGNPEEAFGLASIPCDGVGLARLEFIIANHIKCHPLALIHFDKLEDESVKREIGELTALYNSKPDFFVDKLAHGIGTIAAAFYPNPVVVRMSDFKSNEYANLLGGKQFEPKEENPMIGWRGASRYYDEKYRDAYGLECQALKRVRDEMGLVNVIPMIPFCRTPDEGRKVLAEMEKYGLKRGENDLQVYVMCEIPNNVIMADRFSEVFDGFSIGSNDLTQLTLGLDRDSALVAHIFDERNEGVKEMVRLAIEKAKKNNRKIGICGQAPSDYPEFARFLVELGIDSISLNPDSVMKTLLDIAKVEGVS, encoded by the coding sequence ATGTTGCAAACAGAACTATATTCACAAGAACAATCGCAGCTGGAAAGAGAAAAATCTTTAGTGCTGACTTTTGAAGAAATTCGCCTCAGCGACGTTCCTTTGGTCGGCGGCAAAAATGCTTCTTTAGGGGAAATGATCCAACAACTATCTTCTAAAGGAGTGCAAGTTCCGACTGGATTTGCCACGACAGCTTATGCTTATCGGTACTTCATCGAACAAGCGGGTTTAGAGAAAACGCTGCGCCAGCTATTTTCTGACCTAAATGTGGATGATGTGAAGAACTTGCGGATGAGGGGTAAGCAAGCTCGTGCCTTGATTCTGAACACACCTTTTCCGGAAGATTTAGAAGAAGCGATCGCTGAGGCATATAAAAAGTTATGCGCTCGGTACGGTACTGGAGAATCTTGCCAAGAACTTGACCCCAACGATCAAGAAGCCTGCGAAAAATACAGTCTCGATCTCGATGTTGCCGTTCGTTCCAGCGCCACAGCAGAAGATTTGCCCGACGCCAGTTTTGCCGGTCAACAAGAAACCTACCTGAACGTCTACGGTGTAGAAGCAGTGCTGGAAGCTTGCCATAAATGCTTCGCCTCCATCTTTACCGATCGCGCCATCTCCTATCGCACCATCAAAGGCTTCGATCACTTTGAAGTCGCCCTTTCCGTCGGCGTGCAAAAAATGGTACGTTCCGACTTAGCTTCTTCCGGTGTTATGTTCTCGATCGACACAGAAACCGGCTTCAAGAACGCCGCCTTAGTTACCGCCGCTTACGGTTTGGGTGAAAACGTAGTCCAAGGCGCAGTTAACCCCGACGAATACTTCGTCTTCAAACCCACTCTCAAACAAGGTTACCGCCCCATCCTGGAAAAACGCCTCGGCAGTAAAGAAATCAAAATGATTTATGACGTTGGCGGTGGCAAACAAACCAAAAACGTATCCGTACCAGAATCAGAACGGGGTAAATACGCCCTCAACGACGAGGAAATTCTCATCTTAGCCAAATGGGCTTGCATCATTGAAGATCACTATTCCGAACTGCGGGGTAGCTACAGCCCGATGGACATAGAGTGGGCCAAAGACGGCTTAACCGGCGAACTGTTCATCGTGCAAGCGCGTCCGGAAACGGTGCAATCTCAAAAATCCAGCAGCGTTCTGCGTAACTATCAACTGAAAGGCAAGAGCGAAGTACTGGTAACCGGTCGTGCTGTGGGCGAAATGATCGGTCAAGGCAAAGCCCGCGTCATTCTGGACGTTCACAAAATCGACCAATTCCAAGCCGGTGAAGTGTTGGTAACAAACAAGACCGACCCGGATTGGGAACCGATCATGAAGAAAGCGAGTGCGATCGTCACCAATCAAGGCGGACGTACCTGCCACGCGGCAATTATCGCTCGCGAAATGGGCATTCCGGCAATTGTCGGTTGCAGTAATGCTACAGGTGTTTTGACTAACGGTCAAGAAGTCACCGTCTGCTGCGCGGAAGGGGAAGAAGGACGAGTTTATCAAGGTCTGCTGCCGTTTGAAGTCCAAGAAACCCAACTGGACAACTTACCGCGCACCCGCACCAAGATTTTGATGAATGTGGGCAATCCAGAAGAAGCTTTTGGTTTAGCTTCGATTCCTTGCGATGGTGTAGGATTGGCACGCTTGGAATTTATCATTGCCAATCATATTAAATGCCATCCTTTGGCGCTGATTCATTTCGACAAACTGGAAGATGAATCGGTGAAGCGGGAAATTGGCGAGCTAACTGCACTATATAATAGTAAGCCTGATTTCTTTGTGGATAAGTTGGCGCACGGAATCGGTACGATCGCAGCTGCATTTTATCCCAATCCGGTAGTAGTGCGGATGTCGGATTTCAAGAGCAACGAATACGCCAACTTGTTGGGTGGCAAACAGTTTGAACCGAAAGAAGAAAACCCGATGATCGGTTGGCGCGGTGCTTCTCGCTATTACGATGAAAAATATCGCGATGCGTATGGTTTGGAATGCCAAGCGCTGAAACGAGTACGGGATGAAATGGGTTTGGTTAACGTTATCCCAATGATTCCTTTTTGCCGCACTCCCGATGAAGGTCGCAAGGTGCTGGCGGAAATGGAAAAATATGGCCTCAAGCGCGGCGAAAACGATCTGCAAGTCTACGTGATGTGCGAAATTCCCAATAACGTGATTATGGCGGATCGATTCAGTGAAGTGTTTGACGGCTTTTCGATCGGTTCTAATGACTTGACGCAGCTGACTTTGGGGCTCGATCGCGACTCGGCTTTAGTGGCCCACATTTTCGACGAACGCAACGAAGGTGTGAAGGAAATGGTGCGGTTGGCGATCGAAAAAGCCAAGAAGAATAATCGCAAGATCGGTATCTGCGGTCAAGCACCTTCTGACTATCCCGAATTTGCTCGTTTCTTAGTGGAACTGGGTATTGATTCGATCAGTCTGAATCCCGATTCCGTGATGAAAACTCTGCTAGACATCGCTAAGGTGGAAGGCGTCAGCTGA
- a CDS encoding 7-carboxy-7-deazaguanine synthase QueE, protein MATQIAAPPKARLIEVFSAIQGEGMNVGTRQIFIRFALCDLRCHFCDSAHTWSVPEVCQIEKTPGWRDFETHPNPVMLTDLLSWVERQNQPGLHDSISLTGGEPLLSAPFLVQFLPEVRSLTDLPIYLETGGHRPEQLSQLLPYLDSIGMDIKLPSVSGENRWQAHQEFLQLCGNSQLEVFVKIIISSQTNPAELEQAGELVASVNPAIPIFLQPVTALPGEVLVVVPAPDRVLEWQALMKRFVKQVRVIPQTHKMMNQL, encoded by the coding sequence ATGGCAACGCAAATCGCCGCACCACCAAAAGCGCGTTTAATTGAAGTGTTCTCCGCCATTCAAGGCGAAGGAATGAATGTGGGTACGCGCCAAATTTTCATTCGTTTTGCGTTGTGCGATTTGCGCTGCCATTTTTGCGATAGCGCTCATACTTGGAGCGTTCCAGAAGTTTGTCAAATTGAAAAAACGCCGGGATGGCGCGATTTTGAAACTCATCCCAATCCGGTAATGCTAACAGATTTGCTGTCATGGGTGGAAAGGCAAAATCAACCGGGATTGCACGATAGTATTAGTTTGACTGGTGGAGAACCGCTTCTTTCTGCGCCGTTTTTGGTGCAATTTTTACCAGAAGTGCGATCGCTGACCGATTTGCCAATATACTTGGAAACTGGCGGTCATCGTCCAGAGCAATTATCCCAGCTTTTGCCTTACTTGGATTCGATCGGCATGGACATCAAACTACCGAGTGTCAGCGGTGAAAATCGCTGGCAAGCTCATCAAGAATTTTTACAACTTTGTGGCAATTCACAACTAGAAGTATTTGTCAAGATAATTATTTCCAGTCAAACCAATCCAGCCGAATTAGAACAAGCTGGTGAGTTGGTAGCTTCTGTAAATCCGGCAATTCCGATATTTTTGCAACCCGTAACGGCGCTACCGGGTGAGGTTTTGGTAGTTGTTCCTGCACCCGATCGCGTTTTGGAATGGCAAGCATTGATGAAGCGTTTTGTCAAGCAAGTGCGAGTGATACCGCAGACTCACAAAATGATGAATCAGCTGTAA
- a CDS encoding exopolysaccharide biosynthesis polyprenyl glycosylphosphotransferase: protein MEESPQIQAPPRLSVLEAVAFKQNFQQLCQGSPLPSQIIIDFSQTTFMDSSGLGALVSNLKTAQQQGIQLVLRNVRPQVMAVLSLTGLNQVFTIEEISEINPPTVTRRQEFQPPVTHPSVRSWLKRVIDIVGALVGLLITALLFIPIAVAIKLNSPGPIFFGQIRCGWMGKRFRMWKFRSMCVNAEALKSTVKNQISGPLFKNDRDPRITKVGRFLRRTSFDELPQFWNVLKGEMSLVGTRPPTPDEVEKYEVPEWQRLDVKPGMTGEWQVSGRSQIRSFEDVIRLDLKYQKNWSLMYDMKLILKTIVVVFLKNSGAV, encoded by the coding sequence TTGGAAGAGAGTCCTCAAATTCAAGCTCCCCCTCGTTTAAGCGTGCTGGAGGCAGTTGCCTTCAAGCAAAACTTTCAACAGCTTTGCCAGGGAAGCCCGCTTCCCAGCCAAATTATCATTGATTTCAGCCAAACCACTTTTATGGATAGTAGTGGTTTGGGTGCCCTTGTCAGCAATCTCAAAACTGCCCAGCAGCAAGGAATTCAATTAGTACTCCGCAACGTGCGACCTCAAGTTATGGCGGTGCTGTCCCTGACCGGATTAAACCAAGTCTTTACGATCGAGGAAATCAGCGAAATCAATCCTCCCACCGTAACCCGTCGCCAAGAATTTCAGCCACCAGTTACCCATCCTTCTGTCCGTTCCTGGCTTAAACGTGTCATAGACATTGTGGGGGCGCTGGTAGGTTTGCTAATTACGGCCCTTTTGTTTATTCCCATCGCCGTTGCTATTAAGCTCAATAGTCCAGGCCCAATTTTCTTCGGTCAAATTCGCTGCGGTTGGATGGGAAAGCGCTTTCGGATGTGGAAATTTCGCTCGATGTGCGTTAATGCGGAAGCACTCAAGTCAACCGTTAAAAACCAAATATCCGGCCCACTATTCAAAAATGATCGTGACCCTCGCATTACAAAAGTTGGCCGCTTTTTACGGCGCACAAGTTTTGATGAATTACCTCAATTTTGGAATGTGCTAAAAGGCGAAATGAGTTTAGTTGGCACTCGTCCGCCCACACCAGATGAAGTGGAAAAGTACGAGGTTCCAGAATGGCAGCGTTTAGATGTCAAACCGGGGATGACTGGGGAATGGCAGGTGAGCGGGCGCTCTCAAATTCGCAGTTTTGAGGATGTGATTCGTTTGGATTTGAAATATCAAAAAAACTGGAGTCTCATGTATGATATGAAGCTCATTTTAAAAACTATTGTCGTTGTGTTCCTAAAAAATAGTGGGGCAGTTTAA